A part of Blastopirellula retiformator genomic DNA contains:
- a CDS encoding FecR domain-containing protein, producing MSRDVDNLLTGYLDETLTAEQLTELEAWINADAENAQRFAELVYLDQRLEAEIKLNEISATIASEERVSRSLARPASVVAICIALAACLLTLVAAPYWYSTSEQANSPAPSPVEVAAAPAFLTITGVTDLDGKAAEEFQIGDRLAAEQIQFVAGMMQLEFDSGVEVTLEGPVRYQIDAIDTTQLLTGLMTATVPKGAEGFVVNTPQSKIIDLGTAFGVALNEDGSSLVTVFNGEVEVIDKRDEKRRLVEGESLELDAQGSARNVAFSPKRFERLWPAASGIAKSTGAFRFAPPWPRRLGHVESDAKIFVLPEGYPLTLDYPCPVNIDAPGRYRSDKSLTGGEVPAGKRVRSYVLQFNPADKNTPVDAPDSDKRVRGSITFTKPVLGVIVREEELKESDFRFSIRGGRVPQFKRGLELHKAPQGDGIRLSPDRRTVLLDLSVWGPLSDQVRVIVDASLPGSANTDAP from the coding sequence ATGAGTCGCGACGTCGACAACTTGCTCACTGGCTATCTCGACGAGACGCTAACTGCCGAGCAGTTGACCGAATTGGAAGCTTGGATCAACGCCGACGCCGAGAATGCGCAGCGGTTTGCCGAGTTGGTTTACCTCGACCAGCGACTCGAGGCCGAAATCAAACTGAACGAAATCTCGGCGACGATCGCATCGGAAGAGCGAGTTTCTCGGTCGCTGGCCCGCCCGGCGTCGGTCGTGGCGATCTGCATCGCGCTAGCGGCCTGTTTGTTGACGCTCGTTGCCGCACCGTATTGGTACTCAACATCCGAACAAGCCAATTCCCCGGCGCCTTCCCCAGTCGAAGTGGCGGCCGCTCCGGCCTTTCTGACCATTACCGGCGTCACCGACCTTGATGGGAAAGCCGCCGAAGAGTTTCAGATCGGCGATCGCCTGGCGGCCGAGCAGATTCAATTTGTCGCCGGGATGATGCAGTTGGAGTTTGACAGCGGCGTCGAGGTGACGCTTGAGGGCCCGGTTCGCTATCAGATCGACGCGATCGATACGACGCAATTATTAACGGGCCTGATGACGGCGACCGTGCCGAAAGGCGCCGAAGGTTTCGTCGTCAACACGCCGCAGTCGAAGATCATCGATCTCGGTACCGCCTTCGGCGTGGCGCTGAACGAGGACGGCTCGTCGCTGGTGACCGTCTTTAACGGCGAAGTCGAAGTGATCGACAAGCGTGACGAAAAGCGGCGGCTGGTCGAAGGGGAGTCGCTAGAGCTTGATGCGCAAGGTTCGGCACGCAACGTCGCCTTCAGCCCCAAGCGGTTCGAGCGTCTCTGGCCCGCCGCTTCCGGCATCGCCAAGTCGACCGGCGCCTTTCGCTTCGCGCCGCCGTGGCCGCGGCGGCTGGGTCACGTCGAGAGCGACGCCAAGATCTTCGTCTTGCCGGAAGGGTATCCGCTGACGCTCGACTATCCTTGCCCAGTGAACATCGACGCCCCTGGACGATACCGCTCGGACAAGTCGCTGACCGGCGGCGAAGTCCCTGCCGGAAAGCGGGTTCGCAGCTATGTCCTGCAGTTCAATCCGGCCGACAAGAATACGCCGGTCGACGCACCAGATTCGGATAAGCGGGTTCGCGGCAGCATCACGTTTACCAAGCCGGTGCTGGGCGTAATCGTCCGCGAAGAAGAGCTCAAAGAAAGCGACTTCCGCTTTTCGATCCGTGGCGGACGCGTGCCGCAGTTCAAGCGCGGCCTAGAGCTGCACAAAGCGCCGCAAGGCGATGGCATCAGGCTTAGCCCCGATCGCCGCACCGTGCTGCTCGACCTATCGGTCTGGGGGCCGCTTAGCGATCAGGTGCGGGTCATCGTCGACGCTTCTCTCCCTGGCTCAGCTAATACCGACGCTCCGTAG
- a CDS encoding sigma-70 family RNA polymerase sigma factor, with amino-acid sequence MDENTLQATRLWTSAQPMVAAFVTSVVRDQVDRDDVMQETALAVLRSFETYDTSKPFNAWALGIARNQIGLYLRRRKRDRLVFSDETIANLQATFQTEAPPAKLDFLPDCIAQLQGRARQLCDLRYQQDLKPAAIAARIQMTANSVAKALQRIREQLRDCVEAKAAAEGAGR; translated from the coding sequence TTGGACGAAAACACCTTACAGGCCACCCGGCTTTGGACTTCCGCGCAGCCGATGGTCGCCGCGTTTGTGACGTCGGTCGTTCGCGATCAGGTCGATCGTGACGACGTGATGCAAGAGACGGCGCTGGCGGTGCTGCGGTCGTTTGAGACGTACGATACCAGCAAGCCGTTTAATGCGTGGGCCTTGGGGATCGCTCGCAACCAGATTGGGCTCTATTTGCGGCGCCGCAAGCGCGATCGGCTGGTCTTCAGCGACGAGACGATCGCCAACCTGCAGGCCACCTTTCAAACCGAGGCCCCGCCGGCAAAGCTTGACTTCTTGCCCGACTGCATCGCTCAGTTGCAAGGCCGGGCAAGGCAACTGTGCGACCTGCGCTATCAGCAAGACCTGAAGCCGGCGGCGATCGCGGCCCGGATCCAAATGACAGCCAACTCGGTGGCGAAGGCGCTGCAGCGCATCCGGGAACAATTGCGCGATTGCGTCGAGGCGAAAGCGGCCGCCGAAGGAGCAGGTCGATGA
- a CDS encoding NAD(+)/NADH kinase, producing the protein MRTVSNMIAVVTRETRLEGLKQRWGTSNQADFLLGAAVKHEVERRRQVRARRGIAVSETDLCEFADSAIELTDREVYEEEDAQYNESLQQLYRELDLGIPVREVDRSFLANFDFGRCLAVVVIGQDGLVANVAKYAGDLPVIGVNPDPLRYDGVLLPFQVREARAAMQRVMKQQARFEPITLAEVNTITGQRMVAFNDFFVGCRTHASARYTLEADGRRESQSSSGVLISTGAGATGWMSSVFNMAAGISRFTTDSELPRLSLARDERKLMWAVREPFVSRHSSADNIMGILNDGDELVLGSLMPTQGVIFSDGVEDDFLEFNSGNIATFSVSEQQARLVVG; encoded by the coding sequence ATGCGTACGGTCTCGAACATGATCGCGGTCGTCACCCGCGAAACGCGGCTGGAGGGCTTGAAACAACGATGGGGAACTTCCAACCAGGCCGACTTTTTGCTGGGCGCGGCCGTCAAACACGAAGTGGAACGTCGCCGTCAGGTGCGCGCGAGACGAGGGATCGCCGTTAGCGAAACAGACCTGTGCGAGTTCGCGGACTCGGCGATCGAACTGACTGATCGCGAGGTGTACGAGGAAGAAGACGCCCAATACAACGAGTCGCTCCAACAGTTGTATCGCGAACTCGATCTCGGCATCCCCGTGCGGGAAGTCGATCGCAGTTTTCTGGCCAACTTTGACTTCGGCCGCTGCCTGGCGGTGGTCGTGATCGGCCAGGATGGGTTGGTGGCGAACGTGGCGAAGTATGCCGGCGACCTGCCGGTGATCGGCGTGAACCCTGATCCGCTGCGCTACGACGGCGTACTGCTGCCGTTTCAAGTGCGTGAAGCGCGGGCAGCGATGCAGCGGGTGATGAAACAGCAGGCCCGCTTTGAACCGATCACCCTGGCCGAGGTCAACACGATCACCGGGCAGCGGATGGTGGCCTTTAACGACTTCTTTGTCGGCTGCCGCACGCACGCCTCGGCGCGGTACACCCTGGAAGCGGACGGCAGGCGCGAGTCGCAGTCGTCCAGCGGCGTGCTGATTTCGACCGGCGCCGGCGCCACCGGTTGGATGTCGTCGGTCTTCAACATGGCGGCCGGAATCAGCCGCTTTACGACCGACAGCGAGCTTCCGAGATTATCGCTGGCCCGCGACGAGCGGAAGCTGATGTGGGCGGTGCGCGAGCCGTTCGTCAGCCGTCACTCTTCCGCCGACAACATTATGGGAATCCTTAACGACGGAGATGAACTCGTACTTGGCTCTCTGATGCCAACCCAGGGAGTGATTTTTTCCGATGGCGTCGAGGACGACTTCCTCGAATTCAACAGCGGCAATATCGCCACCTTTTCGGTTTCGGAGCAGCAGGCGCGATTGGTCGTTGGCTAA
- a CDS encoding SPFH domain-containing protein, whose protein sequence is MLGISYVKAPPSTHVMLFRRGKVVCEGAGQSFFYFSPTATLVQLPLASTDVPFVFNEVTADFQDATIQGELTFRVTSPAKLASLLDFSVDSNGRYRSDDPTKLNDRLIHTTQTLARAFTLKKTLRELLTSSDELVAQVFAQLAESPAVALLGVEVMNLSVLSIKAMPEMAKALQAEAREQLLLEADEAIYARRNTAVELERQIKENELNTEIAVQQKQRQVRETKLQADIAIEQERATLVDRKIENERKESEAKADALKAMLEPLKDIDWRTLLAAAPGGLNANQLIAMAFRDLADNAENIGNLNISPDLLSTLLDNQSDGGQGPGKKRKSR, encoded by the coding sequence ATGTTAGGAATCAGCTATGTAAAGGCGCCTCCCTCGACGCATGTCATGTTGTTTCGGCGCGGCAAAGTGGTTTGCGAGGGCGCCGGGCAGTCGTTCTTCTATTTCTCGCCAACCGCGACGCTGGTGCAGTTGCCGCTGGCCAGTACCGACGTGCCGTTCGTCTTCAACGAAGTGACGGCCGACTTTCAAGACGCCACGATTCAGGGAGAGCTGACCTTTCGGGTGACGAGCCCGGCCAAGCTCGCGTCGCTGCTCGACTTCAGCGTCGACAGCAACGGCAGGTATCGTTCCGACGATCCGACCAAGCTGAACGATCGCTTGATTCACACCACGCAAACGTTGGCCCGGGCCTTCACGCTGAAGAAGACGCTGCGCGAACTGCTAACCAGCAGCGACGAGTTGGTCGCCCAGGTCTTCGCCCAGCTGGCCGAGTCGCCGGCGGTGGCGCTGCTGGGGGTTGAAGTGATGAACCTTTCGGTTCTCTCGATCAAGGCGATGCCCGAAATGGCGAAGGCGCTGCAGGCCGAAGCTCGCGAACAGTTGCTGCTGGAAGCGGATGAAGCGATCTATGCTCGCCGCAATACGGCGGTCGAGCTGGAACGCCAGATCAAAGAGAACGAACTGAACACCGAGATCGCCGTTCAGCAAAAACAGCGTCAGGTGCGCGAAACCAAACTGCAGGCCGACATCGCCATCGAGCAAGAGCGGGCGACGCTGGTCGATCGGAAGATCGAGAACGAGCGGAAAGAGTCGGAAGCGAAGGCCGACGCCTTAAAAGCGATGCTTGAGCCGCTGAAAGATATCGACTGGCGAACGCTGTTGGCCGCGGCGCCCGGCGGTTTGAACGCCAATCAGCTGATCGCAATGGCCTTCCGCGACCTGGCCGACAATGCGGAGAACATCGGCAACTTGAACATTTCGCCTGACCTGCTGTCGACGTTGCTCGACAATCAATCGGACGGTGGACAAGGCCCGGGGAAAAAACGAAAGTCGCGTTAA